Proteins from a genomic interval of Diceros bicornis minor isolate mBicDic1 chromosome 34, mDicBic1.mat.cur, whole genome shotgun sequence:
- the LOC131397868 gene encoding interferon-inducible GTPase 5, with protein MATSKLPAVPGEEETTILMAKEELEALRTAFESGDIPQAASRLRELLASSECTRLEVGVTGESGAGKSSLINALRGLGAEDPGAALTGVVETTMHPSPYPHPQFPDVTLWDLPGAGSPGCPADKYLKQVDFGHYDFFLLVSPRRCGAVEARLASEILRQGKKFYFVRTKVDEDLAATRTQRPSGFSEASVLQEIRDHCAERLRAAGVTDPRIFLVSNLSPVRYDFPLLVSTWEHDLPAHRRHAGLLSLPDISLEALQKKKDMLQEQVLKTALVSGVIQALPVPGLAAAYDDALLIRSLRGYHRSFGLDDDSLAKLAEQVGKQAGDLRSVIRSPLANEVSPETVLRLYSQSSDGAMRVARAFERGIPVFGTLVAGGISFGTVYTMLQGCLNEMAEDAQRVRIKALEEDEPQSEVSLEAAGDNGVEKRGSGEGGGEEAPLSTRRKLGLLLKYILESWKKRDLSEEK; from the coding sequence ATGGCTACTTCGAAGTTGCCAGCCGTGCCCGGGGAGGAGGAGACCACCATCCTCATGGCcaaggaagagctggaggcccTGCGCACGGCCTTCGAGTCGGGCGACATCCCCCAGGCTGCCTCTCGCCTCCGGGAGCTGCTGGCCTCCTCGGAGTGCACCCGCCTGGAGGTGGGCGTCACAGGCGAGTCGGGCGCTGGCAAGTCGTCCCTCATCAACGCCCTGCGCGGCCTGGGGGCTGAGGACCCCGGCGCGGCTCTCACAGGCGTCGTGGAGACCACAATGCACCCCTCGCCCTACCCGCACCCACAGTTCCCCGACGTGACCCTGTGGGACCTGCCAGGGGCCGGCTCTCCGGGCTGCCCGGCCGACAAGTACCTGAAGCAGGTGGACTTCGGCCACTATGACTTCTTCCTGCTGGTGTCCCCCCGCCGCTGCGGGGCCGTGGAGGCCCGCCTGGCCTCCGAGATCCTGCGCCAGGGCAAGAAGTTCTACTTCGTGCGCACCAAGGTGGACGAGGACCTGGCGGCCACCCGCACCCAGCGGCCCTCCGGCTTCAGCGAGGCCAGCGTCCTGCAGGAGATCCGCGACCACTGTGCCGAGCGGCTGCGGGCGGCCGGGGTGACCGACCCCCGCATCTTCCTCGTGTCCAACCTCTCGCCGGTCCGCTACGACTTCCCGCTGCTAGTGTCCACCTGGGAGCACGACCTGCCTGCCCACCGGCGCCACGCCGGCCTGCTGTCGCTGCCCGACATCTCGCTGGAGGCCCTGCAGAAGAAGAAGGACATGCTCCAGGAGCAGGTGCTCAAGACGGCCCTGGTGTCGGGCGTCATCCAAGCCCTGCCCGTGCCAGGGCTGGCGGCCGCCTACGACGACGCCCTGCTCATCCGCTCGCTGCGCGGCTACCACCGCAGCTTCGGCCTGGACGACGACTCGCTGGCCAAGCTGGCCGAGCAGGTGGGCAAACAGGCCGGCGACCTGCGTTCGGTCATCCGCTCCCCGCTGGCCAACGAGGTCTCGCCTGAGACGGTCCTGCGGCTCTACTCACAGTCGTCCGATGGTGCCATGCGGGTGGCCCGTGCCTTTGAGAGGGGCATCCCCGTGTTTGGTACGCTGGTGGCCGGTGGCATCAGCTTCGGCACCGTCTACACCATGCTCCAGGGCTGCCTCAACGAGATGGCCGAGGATGCCCAGCGGGTCCGCATCAAGGCCCTGGAGGAGGACGAGCCCCAGTCTGAGGTCAGCTTGGAGGCGGCGGGTGACAACGGCGTGGAAAAGCGGGGATCCGGGGAAGGAGGTGGCGAGGAAGCCCCGCTCTCCACCCGCCGGAAGCTCGGCCTCCTCCTCAAGTACATTCTCGAAAGCTGGAAGAAGCGTGACTTGTCGGAAGAGAAGTGA
- the LOC131397583 gene encoding interferon-inducible GTPase 5-like, which produces MASRIFQSSLSQAKVSELLRDTRALKEAFEAGNLPAIASKLQATLDLLENVRLDIGITGGTGSGKSTFVNAIQGLGDEDPNSACTGVVEMTVDPMPYPDPKYPNVIIWDLLGIGTPTFWADRYLKRVLLDHYNFFIIMTSERFTANHARLAREILRRGKRSYFIGSKVDVDVAASRSRRPSTFSEESALSQTRGDCGQRLAAGQYDFHLLGEATVKDLESHKRHTFLMALPNTSKPILERKAASLRRHIWLVATVARGVNLGPVLGVQDVACGLYALMHSLEDYRLSFGLDKDALVVWGLKTQVSEALLAELLGQASGGASAFTQELLDVPILGTLAACSTSFAAVDQMLSTSLGVAVKHAQGVLTQALLHNSDHKLPEKCNQ; this is translated from the exons ATGGCCAGCAGAATCTTCCAGTCAAGCCTCAGCCAGGCCAAGGTATCGGAGCTGCTGAGGGACACTAGGGCTCTGAAGGAGGCCTTTGAGGCAGGGAACCTGCCAGCAATAGCCTCCAAGTTGCAGGCGACACTTGATTTGCTGGAGAATGTCAGGCTGGACATTGGCATTACCGGTGGGACAGGTTCAGGCAAGTCGACCTTTGTCAATGCCAtccaggggctgggagatgaGGACCCCAACTCGGCCTGCACGGGTGTGGTGGAAATGACTGTGGACCCCATGCCGTACCCAGACCCCAAGTACCCCAACGTCATCATCTGGGACCTGCTGGGCATAGGCACACCCACCTTCTGGGCTGACAGATACCTCAAGCGGGTGCTGCTGGACCATTACAACTTCTTCATCATCATGACGTCAGAGCGCTTCACTGCCAACCACGCCCGGCTGGCCCGCGAGATCCTGCGGCGGGGCAAGCGCTCCTACTTCATCGGCTCCAAGGTGGACGTGGACGTTGCCGCCTCGCGCAGCCGCCGCCCCAGCACCTTCTCCGAGGAGAGTGCGCTCAGCCAGACGCGGGGCGACTGCGGGCAGCGGCTGGCGG CTGGGCAGTACGACTTCCACCTGCTGGGGGAGGCGACGGTGAAGGATCTGGAGAGCCACAAGCGGCACACGTTCCTGATGGCCCTGCCCAACACCTCGAAGCCCATCCTAGAGAGGAAGGCGGCCTCGCTGCGGCGGCACATCTGGCTGGTGGCCACGGTGGCCCGCGGTGTCAACTTGGGTCCCGTGCTCGGCGTACAGGATGTGGCGTGCGGCCTGTACGCGCTCATGCACTCCCTGGAAGACTACCGCCTCAGCTTCGGCCTGGACAAGGATGCCCTG GTGGTGTGGGGCCTGAAGACCCAGGTCAGCGAGGCGCTGCTGGCGGAGCTGCTGGGCCAGGCCTCCGGGGGCGCCTCTGCTTTCACCCAGGAGCTCCTAGACGTGCCCATCCTGGGCACCCTGGCTGCCTGCAGTACCTCCTTCGCCGCCGTTGACCAGATGCTCAGCACGTCCCTGGGCGTGGCAGTCAAGCATGCCCAGGGCGTGCTGACTCAGGCCCTTCTCCACAACTCTGACCACAAGCTTCCAGAGAAATGCAATCAATAA